TTCGTTATCAAGATGAAGCCATAAAACAATTCTTTCAGCAATTAAAGAAAAAAGGGATGTACAAAGACACAATATTTATTTTATATGGTGACCATTATGGTATATCAGAAAAATATGAAGATGCCTTAACTGATATGCTTGATCGCGAAAAGAGGGCAGTCGATCACACAGAGTACCGCCAAGTTCCGCTTATTATTCATATTCCTGGTCAAAAAGGGATGACCATATCAAGTCCAGGTGGTGAAGTAGATATTCAATTGACGTTGCTTCATTTGCTTGGAATAAAAGATAAAGCAATCACATTCGGCTATGATTTATTTACTAGACCTAAGAATCACCCAGTTATTTTTCGTGATGGCGGGTTTGTAACGGAAAAGTATATCTATCAAGATAACACCTGTTATCACAAAGGCAGCGGTGAACAAACGAATGCTGAAGCGTGTATGCCTTTCCAAGAAACGGTTAGTAAAGAATTGAATCTGTCAGACGATATTATTAATGGAGATCTTTTAAGATTTAACTATTGAATGTGATTAAATGAATAGTGAAGAAGCGTTATATTTTTTACTTATTTGTGTACAGTTTAAGGGGAAGGTAACCATGAGTCCATGTGCATGCGGCGTGAATTTTACAATCTATACACCTGGTTTTTTGCATATCCAAGGAAAGGTTGTATTGAAAGGTTTTAACGGGCTGATCGAGGACAGTGAAGGTATCTATTTACCCTATAATTCGAAGGAAGAATTAGAAGCAATTGTAAGGGAAATTCTTACTTTACCAAATGCTGCTGAAATCAAGGGTTCGATTCTAAAATCTATTCAAAAAACCTATCATGTGTATTCGCTATTGGAACTAGCCAATCGAATTACTCATCATGAAGTAATGACAATCATTCAAGAAACGGAATTCAACTCTATTTTTCAACCTATTTATTCTTTAGAAAATGACCAGCTTTTTGCATATGAATCACTTTTACGTGACCCGCTGGCAAGAATATCACCAGGAGAATTATTTGAAACAGCCCAAAAAACGGGTATGCAAAGTATGCTTGACCAAAAAGCTAGACAGGCCGCGATTAAGAACCGAGCAGGCTTTGTTCCAAGCGGCATAAAAAGCTTTATTAATTTTCTTCCGTCAACGATATACAATCCGGAATTTTGTCTAAGACATACTTTTGAAGCTGTAAAACGCTATCAGGTTAATCCAGCGGACCTTGTATTTGAAGTAGTTGAAACGGAAAAAATTCACGATATTGATCATTTAAAGAACATATTTACAGTGTATAAACGAGAAGGAATTGGTGTGGCTTTAGATGATTTTGGAAGCGGCTTTGCTACCTTAGATGTTCTTATTAAACTTGCTCCTAATTATGTGAAAATAGATCGTTCTAAAATTGATTATTGTGATCAACTTATTGAAAAACAACAATTTTTAAAACAAGTGGTTGCGTTATGTAAGGAGCTAGGGATTATAACTCTTGCAGAGGGCATTGAGCGCAAGGAAGAACTTCAGTATTGTAAACAGATAGGGATTTCATTAGCTCAAGGCTATTATTTAGGAAAGCCAGGGAATTTACCTGCTTAAGAGTTGACCATCTTCCTAATTATGTTATAATATTGTAACAATTCAGAAAAATAGAAAGCGATGATAGGAATAAGTAGCAGCGAATCTCCCTGTTTCAGAGAGCCGGTGGTTGGTGTAAATCGGTACAAAGATTTAGGTGAATTACCTCCTTGAGCTTCCTTTGTGAACGATAGTAGCAAAGGACGGACGAACCGTTATTCGATTGAGCGGAAGAATGAATGTTCTTCAACAAGGGTGGTACCGCGTGCAAGATAAAAGATAACCACGTCCCTTTTTTAGGGGGCGTGTTTTTTTATGGAGAAAATGGGGGAGAGACGAATGATGAACTATATGGAAGTATTAACAGAAAATCAAATGGCGGAGCTGGAAAAGCAATTTGAAGAACTTTCGAGCGGGGTACAGGAGATTCTCCCGGCTGGTGAATTTAAAGAAAAACTTGCCAAGTCCATTGTACTTGGTAAACCGTTAAAGGTTAAGTTGGGACTTGATCCATCTGCTCCTGATGTTCATTTGGGGCATACGGTTGTTTTAAATAAACTGCAAAGATTCCAAGCGTATGGACACCGTATTCAATTAATCATTGGTGACTTTACTGGAAAAATTGGTGATCCCACTGGAAAGTCGGAAGTAAGAAAGCAGCTTACGGACGAGGAAGTGAAACGTAATGCAGAAACGTACTTTAAACAATTTGGCAAGGTTTTGAATATGGACGAGGTAGAGCTTCACTATAATTCAAGTTGGCTCACGGAGTTGAATTTTGAAGATATTGTTCGTTTAGCGGGAAAAATTACTGTCGCGCGAATGCTTGAACGGGATGATTTTGAGAAACGGCTTGCAGCTGGGAAACCAGTATCTTTACATGAGTTCTTTTATCCGCTGATGCAGGGTTATGACTCAGTAGTACTTGAAAGCGATATTGAACTGGGAGGGACGGATCAGCATTTCAATGTTTTAATGGGGCGACATCTACAAGAGCATTATGGTAAGGAAAAACAGGTAGTCATAACGATGCCCTTGCTTGAAGGAC
The Peribacillus sp. FSL H8-0477 genome window above contains:
- a CDS encoding EAL domain-containing protein, which produces MSPCACGVNFTIYTPGFLHIQGKVVLKGFNGLIEDSEGIYLPYNSKEELEAIVREILTLPNAAEIKGSILKSIQKTYHVYSLLELANRITHHEVMTIIQETEFNSIFQPIYSLENDQLFAYESLLRDPLARISPGELFETAQKTGMQSMLDQKARQAAIKNRAGFVPSGIKSFINFLPSTIYNPEFCLRHTFEAVKRYQVNPADLVFEVVETEKIHDIDHLKNIFTVYKREGIGVALDDFGSGFATLDVLIKLAPNYVKIDRSKIDYCDQLIEKQQFLKQVVALCKELGIITLAEGIERKEELQYCKQIGISLAQGYYLGKPGNLPA
- the tyrS gene encoding tyrosine--tRNA ligase; amino-acid sequence: MMNYMEVLTENQMAELEKQFEELSSGVQEILPAGEFKEKLAKSIVLGKPLKVKLGLDPSAPDVHLGHTVVLNKLQRFQAYGHRIQLIIGDFTGKIGDPTGKSEVRKQLTDEEVKRNAETYFKQFGKVLNMDEVELHYNSSWLTELNFEDIVRLAGKITVARMLERDDFEKRLAAGKPVSLHEFFYPLMQGYDSVVLESDIELGGTDQHFNVLMGRHLQEHYGKEKQVVITMPLLEGLDGVEKMSKSKANYIGIDDTPADMYGKTMSIPDERMVKYFKLLTNLPVEKINEIERSLSDGRLHPRDAKMLLGRTLVSMYHDHYAAEQAETTFKSVFQKGILPETIPSVSWEGPLQTGVLDLLVELKLQTSKSEARRMIKNGGIRLNGEKVADDNLLVIIEDGLVVQVGKRKFVELKVNQNT